A DNA window from Enterobacter asburiae contains the following coding sequences:
- a CDS encoding MurR/RpiR family transcriptional regulator, whose amino-acid sequence MTTATSLNELQQQIRDRYDSLSKRLQQVSRYVLDNTNSVAFDTVAVIAERADVPPSTLIRFANAFDFTGFNEMKQLFRMNLVEETASYSDRARLFREMESEAVPETPLDILQEFARSNAQALQQLAARAEPEMLERAVQLLADADTIYIAGLRRSFSVAAYLTYALSHLECRPILLDGMGGMLREQISRIKARDIVVSISFSPYAEETVMVSETAASVGARQIVITDSQISPLATFSDLCFVVKEAQVDAFRSQSATLCLVQSLVVALAYRLGEGK is encoded by the coding sequence ATGACGACAGCAACCAGCCTGAACGAACTGCAGCAGCAAATCCGCGATCGCTACGATAGCCTGAGCAAGAGGCTGCAGCAGGTCTCCCGCTACGTGCTGGATAACACCAACAGCGTGGCCTTTGATACGGTTGCCGTCATTGCCGAGCGCGCCGACGTGCCGCCCTCGACGCTGATCCGCTTTGCCAACGCCTTTGACTTCACCGGCTTCAACGAAATGAAACAACTGTTTCGCATGAACCTGGTGGAGGAGACCGCCAGCTACAGCGACCGCGCCCGGCTGTTTCGCGAAATGGAGAGCGAGGCCGTGCCGGAAACGCCGCTCGATATCCTGCAGGAGTTTGCCCGCTCGAACGCGCAGGCGCTCCAGCAGCTGGCCGCCCGCGCCGAGCCGGAAATGCTGGAGCGCGCGGTACAGCTGCTGGCCGACGCCGACACCATCTACATCGCCGGACTGCGCCGCTCCTTTAGCGTCGCGGCCTACCTCACCTACGCCCTGAGCCATCTGGAGTGCCGCCCTATCCTGCTCGACGGCATGGGCGGCATGCTGCGCGAGCAGATCAGCCGCATTAAGGCGCGCGACATCGTGGTGTCGATCAGCTTCTCGCCGTACGCGGAAGAGACGGTGATGGTCAGCGAAACCGCCGCCAGCGTCGGCGCGCGGCAGATCGTGATTACGGACAGCCAGATCAGCCCGCTGGCGACGTTCAGCGATCTCTGCTTTGTGGTGAAAGAGGCGCAGGTTGATGCGTTCCGGTCTCAGTCGGCAACGCTGTGCCTGGTGCAGTCGCTGGTGGTGGCGCTGGCGTATAGGTTGGGAGAGGGGAAGTAA